The following are encoded in a window of Coleofasciculus sp. FACHB-1120 genomic DNA:
- a CDS encoding DUF3531 family protein, with product MQVVFREFNPFDLWIWLEFSMVPSEMEKQYVEEVFNSWFFLGKLGGFNAENLQVQDTGLDISYMDYDSEAADNTMVSLMHNMGEFEYEGGWARCWLDLGTSDAIALDVLINSLNQLNKEYVTIERLYIGGENEDWPVAGSESRAAFSYNEN from the coding sequence ATGCAGGTAGTGTTCCGCGAGTTTAACCCTTTCGATCTGTGGATCTGGCTGGAGTTCAGCATGGTTCCCTCGGAGATGGAAAAGCAGTATGTCGAGGAGGTGTTTAACTCCTGGTTCTTCTTGGGGAAATTGGGAGGATTTAATGCAGAAAATCTCCAAGTCCAGGATACGGGTTTAGATATCAGCTACATGGATTACGATTCTGAGGCAGCGGATAACACGATGGTCTCGCTCATGCATAATATGGGCGAGTTTGAGTATGAAGGGGGATGGGCAAGATGCTGGCTCGATCTGGGAACCAGTGATGCGATCGCGCTTGATGTCCTGATCAACTCCCTCAACCAGCTGAACAAGGAATACGTGACGATTGAACGCTTGTACATTGGCGGCGAAAATGAAGACTGGCCTGTTGCAGGTAGCGAAAGTCGGGCTGCCTTTAGTTACAACGAAAATTAA
- a CDS encoding NUDIX hydrolase — protein MHKSGEIRVLALGLIRDSDRIFMSEGYDPVKQNTFYRALGGGVDFGETSLDALQREFQEEIQAELTNIRYLGCIENLFTFNGKPGHEIIQLYQCDFVDSKLYQIERTIFAEGDRQKAALWLEINRFKSGELRLVPEVFLDYL, from the coding sequence ATGCACAAATCAGGTGAAATTCGGGTGCTTGCCTTAGGGCTGATTCGAGATAGCGATCGCATTTTCATGTCCGAAGGCTATGACCCCGTTAAGCAAAATACATTTTATCGCGCCTTAGGGGGGGGCGTTGACTTTGGAGAAACTAGCCTTGATGCACTACAACGAGAATTTCAAGAAGAAATCCAGGCTGAATTAACGAATATTCGATATCTTGGCTGTATCGAAAATTTGTTTACTTTTAACGGTAAGCCTGGTCACGAAATCATTCAACTGTATCAATGTGATTTTGTCGATTCCAAGCTTTATCAGATTGAGCGAACGATTTTTGCTGAAGGCGATCGCCAAAAAGCGGCACTTTGGTTAGAAATTAATCGGTTTAAATCTGGCGAGTTGCGATTAGTCCCAGAAGTATTTTTGGATTATTTGTAA